One stretch of Planctomycetota bacterium DNA includes these proteins:
- a CDS encoding DUF502 domain-containing protein, whose amino-acid sequence MDLMRSVKRSFWRGLAALVPSLLTLVVLVLGLSFVYRYLGQPVNTAIMHVVHWVSGIPLGEYDAAGVPTAGSVLAWYSQYWMWWLGPVGSIIGLAVGAYFLGTFIGNRLLRFVESWLVHVPLLRRIYPGAKQVSEFFFSERAGEFRRVVAVEYPRRGLWSIGFVTGRSFRALSEKTEQELLTVFVPTSPTPVTGYCVSVPRREVIDLPITVDEAFQYVISGGMIMPPAERIESLSVALSVTAEEARAVIKGSVGEAETKKPLPADEPEGL is encoded by the coding sequence ATGGATCTGATGCGCAGCGTAAAACGTTCGTTCTGGCGCGGGCTGGCCGCCCTCGTGCCGAGCCTCCTCACGCTCGTCGTCCTCGTGCTCGGCCTCTCGTTCGTCTATCGCTACCTCGGCCAGCCGGTCAATACGGCCATCATGCACGTCGTGCACTGGGTGTCCGGCATCCCCCTCGGCGAGTACGATGCCGCGGGCGTGCCGACGGCCGGCAGCGTGCTGGCCTGGTACAGCCAGTACTGGATGTGGTGGCTCGGCCCGGTCGGGTCCATCATCGGCCTTGCGGTCGGCGCGTATTTTCTGGGGACGTTCATCGGGAACCGGCTGTTGCGGTTCGTGGAATCGTGGCTCGTGCACGTGCCGCTGCTCCGGCGGATTTATCCGGGCGCGAAACAGGTGTCGGAGTTTTTCTTCTCGGAGCGGGCGGGCGAGTTTCGCCGCGTCGTCGCCGTTGAGTACCCCCGCCGGGGCCTCTGGTCCATCGGATTTGTCACGGGGCGCAGTTTCCGCGCCCTCTCGGAAAAAACCGAGCAGGAACTCCTCACGGTCTTCGTGCCGACTTCCCCCACCCCCGTGACGGGCTATTGCGTCTCGGTTCCCCGCCGCGAGGTCATTGACCTGCCGATCACCGTGGATGAGGCGTTCCAGTACGTCATTTCCGGCGGGATGATCATGCCTCCCGCCGAGCGGATCGAGTCGCTCTCGGTGGCCCTCAGCGTCACGGCCGAGGAAGCCCGCGCCGTCATCAAAGGCTCCGTCGGCGAGGCGGAAACGAAAAAGCCGCTCCCGGCGGACGAGCCAGAGGGTCTCTAA